In Candidatus Kryptoniota bacterium, the sequence ACGAAGTGAAGCACGTTATGAAGGGCGGGAGCGCGAGAATAAAAAGATAGGAGCCTTTCTCTTAGCTCACTTCCTGCATCTGAGTTGTAATCCCGATTTTCTTCAAGAGCTCAAACGGAAGCTCCCCGCCCGCGAATATGAACACGAATTCGTTCCTGATTTCCCGATCGCCTTCGGGCGTCGCGATGACGACACTCTCTTCGCGAATCTCTTTCACTTCAGAATTGAAAATCACGTTTGCTTTCTTCTTCGATATCATCTCGCCAATCTGATCCCGGTTCCGCTCTTTGATTCGAGTGAATTCCCCCTTCCGGTAAGAGAGCGTGATCGTGTTGTTCTTCTGGAGACTCAATCCAACAGCGGCCTCTATCGCCGAGTCTCCTCCGCCCACGATCAGGATCGAATTGTTATTGTATGTCGATGTGTCTATCAATCTGTACATGACTTTCGATAATTCCTCGCCCGGCACTCCAAGTTTCCTCGGCGTTCCTCGCCTACCGAGTGCGAGTATCACGTGCCCTGCGGTTAAGGTCAAATCTGAAGTTGTGACTGTGAATATCCCATCTGCTTTCGTTATGTCGAGTACTTTTTCATTGACTTTCACATTTAACGAACACGTCGAGATTATTTGCTGCCAGACCTCCAGGAGCTTTTCCTTTTTCACTTCGGTCAGTTTCAATTTTCCCCAGATCGGCAATTCCACCGGCGCGGTCATTACTACTTTTGCGCGAGGATAATGGAGTATCGATCCGCCGATGTCGCTTTGCTCAAGTATGATGTATCTAAAATTCTTCTCCTGCGCGCTCAGTCCCGAGGCGAGTCCGGCCGGCCCGGCACCTACGATCACGATGTCGTACTCGGCATTTCTCGCTCGCTCCTGTGCCACGATATGCTCGACCGCTGCCTTGCCCTGGGTTACCGCATTCTTTATCAATCCGATTCCGCCGAGCTCACCGACTATATAAATTCCTTTTACACTCGTCTCGTAATTTTCGTCCACGCCCGGTAAATCGGCGTTCCGGCCGGGTTTCGCCATCAGCAGAGTAATCGCGTTCACCGGACACGCATCCGCGCACAAGCCGTGACCAACACACTTCGCACCATGGATGAGAGTCGCTTTTCCTTCGATTATGCCGAGCACGTCTCCTTCCGGGCATGCCTTTACGCATCCGCCGCAGCCGATGCAGTTCGTGACATCAATGTGCGGGTGAACAGTCGACGCCTCGCTGAGTCCGCTGATCTTCAGTTCCTGGAATTTTTTCCGCGCCTTCTCCTCTTTGCGCTTCAGGTAGAGGACGTAGGGGACTACAGTCACAATGATCAGGAATATCGTGGCGAGCGTTGTAATAAAAGTGTCGTTCATGTTCGTAGTAGTAGTTAGCCATTAGCTCTTAGCAATTAGCCATCAGCTAACAGCTAACAGCTAAATCCTAAAAGCTTATCCCAATTTCCGCATTTATTTGTATGCTGTTCATCGTCGCGTCTATTATATCGTCAACTCCAATCGATATAAACCAGCGTGGCGAAATATAATAGTCGACGTAACCGGTAAGAGTCTGGGTCGAGTAGCTCTGCTGAACAGTGGAGACGGTTACGTTGTAGGAATCATATCGGAGAGTCAGCGAAAGTGAATAGAAGAAAGTCCGGTCGAGCTCGAACGAAAAGTCGCCGCCGTTCGTGAAAGCGCCAACAAAACTCGTGTACTGCAGTGCGGCATTCATGCCCGTCTCGAGGAGATCGCGCCCTCTTATCGTGCCTCCCAATGTGCGTTCATTTCGAGCGAATCCCTTTTCGGTCCTGAATGATCCGTTTGCAGAGAGCGTAAATTCGCCCGACAAATCTGCCGTAACGCTTCCTCTGAAACCCTGGAGAATATTCCTGTCGACAAGCGAATCGGGGATAGTTCTCATTGTCTGAAACAGATATACCTCTCGCGACGCGTCGTACCCGAGGTTCGCAAACAGCCATTCAGCGGGATAATAGTTGACAGACAGGAAGGTGTTAGAAAAATTGAACGCGGTCTTCCTCGCTCCGTTTGAGAGCTCGCTCAGGTCTATTTCGGATGATTCATAAACCGAAGTCTTCGGGCCGAGCGAAACCATATTCTGAAGATAGAGGAAATCGCGGTCGAGCTTGCCGCCGACTGTTTGTACCCCGTAGGCGATTGTACCATCATATTGATGCGAAAAGTCTTCAGACGTGTGGTAATTAAGAAATGCGGCTGTCTTCGTTCCGCTGAAATTCAGAACCGACGAGGGAATATTTGCCGCTGCGCCGCCTAGAAGTCCCGCGGTAAATTTGTCGATTCGGTAATAAATCTGCGCGCCGTCGAAAGTGCCCAGCCCGCCGACAAATCTTGATGTTAACCGGCCCAATCCGAATCCGAGTGGAGACTTCTCGTTTTCACGTGTCAGAGAAAAGTCGTAAAGATTTTGCTGGAAACCTTTCCTGTTGCCGTAAAGCGAATAATCATCAGGGGTCGAGTAGAATCCTCTGTCGTAAATTGACAGCGCGGTTCCGGTTCCGAATAGGTTGCCGAGTCTCATCTGCAGCATAAGTGCCGGTTGATTGAGATCGAATTTTGATTCTTCAGCGATTACGCCTTCATATTGGACTGCTATTCTTCCTGTTAAGATGTTTTCGACAGGTACACTGGACTTTTGGATTTGCGGAGCATTGCTCATCGCGTGCCGGCTCTTGTTGTTTGCTTGCTCGGACGCGATCGCCTGCGCCGATTCGTACCATACATCAATTGTTACTGAATCCCCCACAGTGAATTTCGAAAGTGCGCCGTGATACGATGCCGCGCTTGAGCTGTCGGCGATTGCAGTGATTATTGCGCTGCCTAGCTCGCTGCCGTTCTTGAATATGCGGGCTGTATCCCCCACCGAAATGTGATCGAGATTTCCCGCGCCCATGTAGATATTTGTCCCCGAGATGTAAGTAATACGGGAATGAACTTCCTTCTTTTGTTGAGTCTGTGCGGAGGCAGCGCCGATCAATGATATAAGCAGGAAGATCGTTTGTTTCATCCGCCGCCTGTCGGGTGACAGTTGTAACAGGCGCTGCTCTGGTAGACGTAACCTCGAACGTTTGAGTGCTGTGGATCGGTTCTCCCGTGAGTGTGCTCGTGGCATGTCGTGCACGCGAGCGCCTGGAACCCGGCGGGAGTATCAGCTGTGTGACAATCCGTGCATTTGTTCCATACTCCGGGACTGTGTCTGTTTCCCGCGTGGATCGGGAAGTAAGGGTGAGGGAAAAACGCGGCTGGCTGCCATGTGAGAGAACGGTGGCATGTTCCGCACATTACCGAATAACCTGCCGCTGAGTGATTGGGCTCCTGTGTGGAATTGTATTCCGTCTGATGACACGCCACGCATTCGCTCGGAGTTCCACGATACCGGTTGCCCACATGGCACGAAAGACACGGGACCGCATCATGCGCACCTCTGGTGGGAAACTGTGTAATGTTGTGATCGAAACTCGA encodes:
- a CDS encoding NAD(P)-binding domain-containing protein; translated protein: MNDTFITTLATIFLIIVTVVPYVLYLKRKEEKARKKFQELKISGLSEASTVHPHIDVTNCIGCGGCVKACPEGDVLGIIEGKATLIHGAKCVGHGLCADACPVNAITLLMAKPGRNADLPGVDENYETSVKGIYIVGELGGIGLIKNAVTQGKAAVEHIVAQERARNAEYDIVIVGAGPAGLASGLSAQEKNFRYIILEQSDIGGSILHYPRAKVVMTAPVELPIWGKLKLTEVKKEKLLEVWQQIISTCSLNVKVNEKVLDITKADGIFTVTTSDLTLTAGHVILALGRRGTPRKLGVPGEELSKVMYRLIDTSTYNNNSILIVGGGDSAIEAAVGLSLQKNNTITLSYRKGEFTRIKERNRDQIGEMISKKKANVIFNSEVKEIREESVVIATPEGDREIRNEFVFIFAGGELPFELLKKIGITTQMQEVS